From the Acetomicrobium sp. S15 = DSM 107314 genome, one window contains:
- a CDS encoding alpha-1,4-glucan--maltose-1-phosphate maltosyltransferase, with amino-acid sequence MDGRKRVVIEGVYPEIDCGRFPIKRAVGERVDVEADVFSDGHDEVAAFLLYRKADADEWSELAMTPLLNDRWCASCRIEEMGEYLYTIKGGVDHFSTWRKDVLKKIEAGQDITADLTAGVEMLRKAAKTSDDDGSAELLRYAEALQSMAARRDTEGAEMLLASEGFSRLFRLCFRESLATVYGKELRVTVDRKKALCSAWYEFFPRSCYQEGKTCGTFSDAEKLLPEIARMGFDVVYLPPIHPIGKTNRKGKNNSPKSLPDDPGSPWAIGSTEGGHKAICPELGTMEDFVSFMKRADELGLEVALDLAFQCSPDHPYVKEHPEWFKWRPDGTIQHAENPPKKYEDVVPFDFECESWKSLWEELKSIALFWIDKGVKIFRVDNPHTKPFAFWEWFIGEIKRAHPEVIFLAEAFTRPKVMYRLAKLGFSQSYTYFAWRNTKWEITEYVEELISAPVREFFRPNFWPNTPDILPEYLQYGGRPAFIVRLVLAATLSPNYGIYGPAFELCVSEAIPGREEYLNSEKYEIKRWNWDAPGNLKDLIARVNRARRENPALQEAHNVKFCEADDENVLFYCRVTEDLSNVILVVANLDPFHAHEATLQIPIGELGISEGQSYLLEDLLGGEKFICQGDSMRFRIDPAVIPCRIFRVRRRLRRESDFDYFM; translated from the coding sequence ATGGACGGTAGGAAGAGGGTCGTAATCGAGGGCGTCTATCCCGAAATAGACTGTGGCCGCTTCCCCATAAAGAGGGCGGTGGGCGAGCGCGTCGACGTCGAGGCCGACGTCTTTTCGGACGGACACGACGAAGTGGCGGCTTTTTTGCTCTATCGCAAAGCCGACGCCGATGAGTGGAGCGAGCTTGCCATGACGCCTCTGCTCAACGACAGATGGTGCGCTTCATGTCGAATCGAAGAAATGGGGGAATATCTTTATACGATAAAGGGAGGCGTAGACCATTTCTCTACATGGCGCAAAGATGTTTTGAAAAAAATTGAGGCTGGCCAGGATATAACCGCTGACCTCACCGCGGGCGTGGAGATGCTGCGCAAAGCCGCAAAGACCTCTGACGATGACGGTTCCGCCGAGCTTTTGCGCTATGCGGAGGCCCTACAGTCCATGGCGGCGCGGCGTGATACTGAAGGTGCCGAGATGCTTCTCGCCTCGGAGGGGTTTTCGCGTCTCTTTCGTCTCTGTTTCAGAGAGAGCTTAGCCACCGTATACGGAAAAGAGCTGCGCGTGACGGTCGATCGCAAGAAGGCTCTTTGCAGCGCCTGGTACGAGTTCTTCCCCAGGTCGTGTTATCAAGAGGGAAAAACTTGCGGGACATTTTCCGACGCGGAAAAGCTCTTGCCAGAGATAGCGCGGATGGGCTTTGACGTGGTCTACCTTCCGCCTATCCACCCCATAGGGAAGACCAATCGCAAGGGGAAAAACAACTCCCCCAAGAGCCTTCCTGACGACCCAGGAAGCCCGTGGGCCATAGGCTCGACCGAAGGCGGCCACAAGGCCATTTGCCCCGAACTGGGTACCATGGAAGACTTTGTCTCCTTCATGAAACGGGCTGACGAACTGGGCCTCGAGGTGGCGCTGGACTTGGCATTTCAATGTTCCCCAGACCACCCTTATGTCAAAGAACATCCGGAGTGGTTTAAGTGGCGTCCCGACGGCACGATTCAACATGCGGAGAACCCCCCGAAGAAATATGAGGACGTGGTCCCCTTCGACTTTGAGTGCGAAAGTTGGAAATCGCTCTGGGAAGAGCTCAAAAGCATAGCCCTCTTCTGGATAGATAAGGGTGTAAAGATATTTCGGGTGGATAACCCTCATACGAAGCCCTTTGCCTTTTGGGAGTGGTTCATAGGCGAGATAAAGAGAGCTCACCCAGAGGTGATATTTTTGGCTGAGGCCTTTACGCGTCCCAAGGTCATGTATCGCCTGGCCAAGCTCGGATTTAGCCAATCTTACACGTATTTCGCCTGGCGCAATACGAAGTGGGAGATCACCGAGTACGTGGAGGAGCTCATCTCTGCGCCCGTGAGGGAGTTTTTCCGTCCAAACTTCTGGCCCAATACGCCGGATATCCTCCCCGAATACCTGCAGTACGGGGGTCGCCCCGCTTTTATAGTGAGGCTGGTGCTGGCCGCCACGCTTTCTCCGAACTACGGCATATACGGACCGGCCTTCGAGCTCTGCGTCTCCGAGGCCATACCGGGCAGAGAGGAGTATTTGAACTCCGAAAAATACGAGATAAAGCGGTGGAATTGGGATGCGCCGGGAAACCTGAAGGACCTGATCGCCAGGGTAAACCGTGCACGGAGGGAGAACCCGGCCCTCCAGGAGGCGCACAACGTGAAGTTCTGCGAGGCGGACGACGAAAACGTGCTATTCTACTGCAGGGTCACAGAAGACCTCTCCAATGTCATCCTGGTGGTGGCGAATCTTGATCCGTTCCATGCCCACGAGGCAACGCTTCAAATCCCCATAGGCGAGCTCGGCATATCGGAGGGGCAGTCGTATCTCCTCGAAGACCTGCTGGGTGGGGAAAAGTTCATCTGCCAGGGTGATAGCATGCGCTTCAGGATCGACCCGGCCGTCATTCCCTGTCGTATCTTCAGGGTGCGCCGCAGATTGCGCCGCGAGTCGGACTTCGACTACTTCATGTGA
- a CDS encoding putative maltokinase, whose product MAELLLAEAFEILRECLPSYLPRCRWFASKASRIASVDVWEDFPMGEGPFPRLLFLNVSLDDGSSERYVLPLSRVIENASLQGQKNATICQVRDYFLADGVFDPTFRSLMLEIITKGKNLSGSWGKLTGLPNPAAVETFSEVAASGDSRVLSAEQSNTSIVYEDKLFLKLYRKVEEGPHPEGEMVRFLTEAGFFHVPPFMGFLRCEPADGGLSFEVALLQGCIKNEGDAWSYFTRALELSLSSLDEGGAKDGEKETLNMASLLGRRTAEMHIALASDRKDPAFSPVPFEGEYKSHALEAACAQLDEALVMLERHIGDLRSAARALALRVLEKKKRASDLLEASFAASGGEVLRIHGDYHLGQVLFTGDDFFIIDFEGEPARSLPERRRKQSPLKDIAGMVRSFHYAANFALRELDDKEKDVASSRAKAWYSTVCELFVSSYRKTTREASFLPKGDGAFEAILKAFLVEKAAYEICYELNNRPDWVEIPLEGIASILSL is encoded by the coding sequence ATGGCGGAACTTCTTTTAGCGGAAGCCTTCGAGATATTGCGAGAATGCCTGCCATCTTATCTTCCGCGCTGTCGTTGGTTTGCCTCTAAAGCCAGCAGGATAGCGTCAGTAGATGTGTGGGAAGACTTTCCGATGGGCGAAGGGCCTTTTCCGAGGCTGCTTTTCTTAAACGTGTCGCTCGATGACGGTTCATCTGAGCGTTACGTGTTGCCTCTTTCTCGCGTTATTGAAAATGCCTCACTTCAAGGGCAGAAGAATGCCACAATATGTCAAGTTCGAGATTATTTCTTGGCAGACGGCGTTTTCGATCCTACGTTTAGAAGCCTAATGCTTGAGATAATTACTAAAGGCAAAAACTTAAGCGGTAGCTGGGGAAAGCTAACGGGGCTTCCTAACCCTGCAGCGGTTGAAACCTTTTCAGAGGTTGCCGCTTCTGGCGATTCTCGAGTTTTATCTGCAGAACAGAGCAACACGTCTATCGTTTATGAAGACAAGCTCTTCCTCAAGCTTTACAGGAAAGTCGAAGAGGGGCCGCATCCCGAGGGGGAGATGGTGCGCTTCCTCACGGAAGCCGGATTTTTCCACGTGCCGCCCTTCATGGGTTTTTTGAGGTGCGAGCCGGCCGACGGAGGCCTCTCCTTCGAGGTCGCGCTCCTTCAAGGTTGCATCAAGAACGAGGGCGACGCCTGGTCTTATTTTACGCGCGCTTTGGAGCTTTCTCTGTCTTCTCTCGACGAAGGTGGAGCTAAAGACGGAGAGAAAGAGACATTGAACATGGCTTCCCTTTTAGGCAGACGTACGGCGGAGATGCACATCGCCCTGGCCTCAGATAGAAAGGACCCGGCCTTCTCGCCCGTACCCTTTGAGGGCGAATATAAAAGCCACGCTTTAGAGGCCGCCTGCGCCCAGCTCGACGAGGCTTTAGTCATGCTCGAAAGACACATAGGCGACCTGCGGAGCGCTGCGAGGGCGCTGGCATTGCGCGTCTTGGAGAAAAAGAAAAGAGCGTCTGATCTGCTTGAGGCCTCATTTGCCGCTTCGGGCGGCGAGGTTTTGAGGATTCACGGCGATTATCATTTAGGGCAAGTCCTGTTTACAGGTGACGACTTTTTTATCATCGACTTCGAAGGGGAGCCGGCGAGGAGCCTTCCCGAGCGCCGAAGGAAGCAGAGCCCTTTGAAGGATATTGCCGGTATGGTCAGGTCTTTCCACTACGCTGCAAACTTTGCCCTGCGAGAGCTGGACGATAAAGAGAAGGATGTCGCGTCTTCACGGGCTAAAGCCTGGTATAGCACCGTTTGCGAGCTGTTTGTTTCCTCCTATCGCAAAACTACTCGCGAGGCGTCGTTCCTTCCGAAAGGAGATGGCGCCTTCGAGGCAATCTTAAAGGCCTTTCTCGTGGAGAAGGCCGCATATGAAATATGCTACGAATTGAATAACCGCCCCGATTGGGTGGAGATCCCCTTGGAGGGGATCGCGTCGATCTTAAGCCTCTAA
- the glgB gene encoding 1,4-alpha-glucan branching protein GlgB → MRNEIAWTSPLTDMDIYLFKEGNHFRLYDKMGAHPCEGGVRFAVWAPNARRVSVVGDFNGWDTSAHPLNPRLDGSGIWEGFVEGIKVGALYKYHIVSNRDDYEVQKGDPYAFFWETPPKTASIVWDLDYKWNDDEWMRERYKHNALGAPISVYEVHLGSWRRVPEEGNRFLTYREMASYLPGYLKETGFTHVEFLPVMEHPFYGSWGYQTLGYFAPTSRYGTPQDFMYLVDVLHQNGIGVILDWVPSHFPNDGHGLVYFDGTHLYEHADPRKGFHPDWKSCIFNYGRNEVRDFLISSALFWLDKYHADGLRVDAVASMLYLDYSRKDGEWIPNQYGGRENLEAIVFLKRFNEEVYGNYPDVQTIAEESTAWPMVTRPVYLGGLGFGMKWNMGWMHDTLEYFSKDPIFRKYYHNQLTFSIWYAFYENFILPLSHDEVVYGKGSLLSKMPGDEAQKFANLRALLGYQWLHPGKKLLFMGGEFGQWREWDHESSLDWHLLDHLGHQGVKRWVCDLNRLLKDTAALYERDFENTGFEWVDFSDWESSVIAFLRKAGGEEVLVVCNFTPVPRYNYRVGVPRGGFWRELLNSDSQEYGGSGHGNLGGIEATPVPIHGRFYSLVMTLPPLSVTVFKRV, encoded by the coding sequence ATGAGAAATGAAATAGCTTGGACTTCGCCGTTAACCGATATGGATATATACCTGTTTAAGGAAGGCAACCACTTCCGCCTGTATGACAAAATGGGGGCCCACCCTTGTGAAGGCGGCGTGCGCTTCGCCGTGTGGGCGCCTAACGCCAGGCGCGTTTCTGTCGTAGGGGACTTCAACGGTTGGGATACAAGCGCTCATCCGTTAAACCCCAGGCTCGATGGATCTGGCATATGGGAGGGCTTCGTGGAGGGCATCAAGGTGGGAGCGCTTTATAAATATCACATCGTCTCAAACCGCGACGATTACGAAGTGCAGAAGGGCGACCCTTATGCCTTTTTCTGGGAGACCCCCCCTAAGACGGCATCGATCGTCTGGGATCTCGATTACAAGTGGAACGACGACGAGTGGATGAGAGAAAGGTACAAGCACAACGCGCTCGGCGCACCGATTTCTGTATATGAAGTGCATCTCGGGTCTTGGAGGCGCGTGCCGGAGGAGGGAAACAGGTTTTTGACCTATCGCGAGATGGCCTCTTATCTACCGGGTTACCTCAAAGAGACGGGCTTTACCCACGTAGAATTCTTGCCCGTTATGGAGCATCCCTTTTACGGCTCCTGGGGGTATCAGACCCTCGGTTATTTTGCGCCCACGAGCCGATACGGTACGCCGCAGGATTTCATGTATCTCGTGGACGTGCTTCACCAAAACGGCATAGGGGTGATCTTGGATTGGGTGCCGTCGCACTTCCCGAACGACGGCCACGGCCTCGTCTACTTCGACGGCACCCACCTTTACGAGCACGCCGACCCCAGGAAGGGATTTCATCCCGACTGGAAGAGTTGCATCTTCAATTACGGCAGGAACGAGGTGCGGGATTTTCTGATCTCAAGCGCTTTGTTTTGGCTCGACAAGTATCACGCCGATGGTTTGAGGGTGGATGCGGTGGCCTCTATGCTGTACCTCGACTACTCGAGGAAGGATGGGGAGTGGATCCCGAACCAGTACGGCGGCAGGGAAAACCTCGAGGCGATAGTCTTTTTGAAGCGCTTCAACGAAGAGGTCTATGGGAACTACCCCGACGTTCAGACTATAGCCGAGGAGTCGACCGCCTGGCCCATGGTTACGAGACCTGTTTATCTTGGTGGGCTGGGATTTGGCATGAAGTGGAACATGGGCTGGATGCACGACACGCTCGAATATTTTTCTAAAGACCCGATATTTCGCAAATACTATCATAATCAGTTAACGTTCAGCATCTGGTATGCATTTTATGAAAACTTCATCTTGCCGCTCTCTCACGACGAGGTCGTATACGGCAAGGGGTCGCTCCTTTCCAAGATGCCGGGCGACGAGGCGCAAAAGTTCGCAAATTTACGGGCGCTTTTGGGCTATCAATGGCTCCACCCCGGGAAGAAACTGCTCTTCATGGGGGGTGAGTTCGGTCAGTGGCGCGAGTGGGATCACGAGTCGAGCCTCGACTGGCACCTCTTGGACCACCTCGGCCATCAGGGAGTTAAGCGCTGGGTCTGCGACCTGAACCGCCTTTTGAAGGATACGGCGGCTCTCTACGAGCGCGATTTCGAGAACACAGGCTTTGAGTGGGTGGATTTTTCGGACTGGGAAAGCAGCGTCATAGCGTTTTTGCGCAAGGCGGGCGGCGAGGAGGTCCTTGTGGTATGCAATTTCACCCCTGTGCCTCGATATAACTACAGGGTGGGAGTCCCCAGGGGCGGCTTTTGGAGAGAGCTCTTGAACAGCGATTCACAGGAATACGGCGGTAGCGGCCACGGAAATTTGGGCGGCATCGAGGCCACGCCGGTGCCGATACATGGTAGGTTTTATTCGCTGGTGATGACACTTCCTCCGCTTTCTGTTACAGTCTTTAAGAGGGTTTAA
- the treY gene encoding malto-oligosyltrehalose synthase — MGKTLQEGWGAPEGSGCVMPSATYRLQLSPAFGFNRAEGVVAYLAELGISHIYASPIFKARKGSSHGYDVTDYGEINPELGTPQELDDLLSLAASKGLGWIQDIVPNHMAYTPENAMLMDVLENGSMSRYFGWFDAEWNHPNLALKGRILSPFLGRFYGDALEGCEISLVYGKSGFSASYYDIVFPLRVESYTQILLPGVKKLTKRLGENNPDLIKLLGVLYAMKSLSSGSNDTDPDERYEQTRFIKEMLWELYSGNTEIKGYVDQKVSSFNGKAGDPSSFDALDDLLSRQFFRLAFWKVACEEINYRRFFNVNDLIAIRAHEEEVFDRVHSLILSLTRAGKVCGLRVDHVDGLYDPAAYLSKLREKAGDLYLVVEKILAPEEKLPSSWPVHGTTGYDFLNRLNGIFCDARGEKTFDRIYASLCGLVAPYEELVFDKKRLIMGKEMAGDVDNVATLMIEAASGFRHGRDITSYGLKRAIVEVLAHFPVYRTYIAESRFSDEDKAYIKSAIDDAKGTMPGLTYEFDFLGDFFLGYRDELKEERQARRMEAIMRFQQLTGPLLAKAFEDTVLYVYNRLLALNEVGGSPDRFGTPIEDFFAFLKDRQRSWPYSMNATSTHDTKRGEDVRCRINVLSEMPLEWERCLRRWSRINRSRKRLIEGYPAPDGNDEYFLYQMLLGAFPLCDSEFSTFIERMKGYIVKAVREAKVHTAWLKPDLEYEEAFVAFMEAALGDAAFIDDFLPFMRRVAFYGAVNSLSQVAIKVASPGVPDFYQGTELWDLSLVDPDNRRPVDFIKRAQMLEDIKRRDGSPALIDELLSGWIDGKIKLFLIYKGLKARKDHERLFATGYFAPLTVRGKLARHVVAFARKGADEWAICIAPRFTSSVVPEGAWPIGEVWADARVILPKGAPKAFDDAITGIHIDAVKAIQVSVALKRFPVALLIGRA, encoded by the coding sequence ATGGGTAAAACTCTTCAAGAGGGTTGGGGAGCACCTGAAGGTTCAGGTTGCGTGATGCCGAGCGCTACCTATAGGCTTCAGCTTTCCCCGGCCTTCGGATTTAACCGTGCGGAGGGGGTAGTGGCGTATCTCGCCGAGCTCGGCATATCGCACATCTACGCCTCTCCCATCTTCAAGGCTCGCAAAGGTAGCAGCCACGGTTATGACGTGACGGATTACGGCGAAATAAACCCGGAGCTCGGAACCCCTCAAGAGCTGGACGATCTCCTCTCCCTTGCGGCGTCAAAGGGTTTAGGTTGGATCCAGGACATAGTACCTAACCACATGGCCTATACTCCTGAAAACGCCATGTTGATGGACGTCTTGGAAAATGGTTCCATGTCCAGATACTTCGGATGGTTCGATGCGGAGTGGAACCATCCGAACCTCGCCTTGAAGGGCAGGATCTTATCCCCCTTTTTGGGACGTTTTTACGGGGATGCGCTTGAAGGGTGCGAGATCTCGCTCGTTTACGGCAAATCCGGATTTTCGGCCTCCTACTACGACATCGTCTTTCCCTTGAGGGTCGAGTCATACACCCAGATCTTGCTGCCGGGCGTCAAAAAGCTCACGAAGAGGCTCGGGGAAAACAACCCGGATCTCATAAAACTCTTGGGGGTTTTGTATGCGATGAAGAGCCTCTCTTCGGGGTCGAACGATACGGACCCAGACGAGAGGTATGAGCAAACCCGCTTCATAAAGGAGATGCTTTGGGAGCTCTACTCGGGGAATACCGAAATAAAGGGCTATGTGGATCAGAAAGTCTCGTCGTTTAACGGCAAAGCGGGTGATCCAAGTAGTTTCGACGCCCTCGACGACCTATTGTCTCGCCAGTTCTTCCGCCTCGCCTTTTGGAAGGTGGCGTGTGAGGAGATCAACTACAGGAGATTCTTCAACGTGAACGACCTGATCGCGATCCGCGCCCACGAGGAGGAGGTCTTCGATCGCGTCCATTCCCTCATCTTGAGCCTAACCAGAGCGGGGAAGGTATGCGGCTTGAGGGTGGACCACGTCGACGGTCTGTACGATCCTGCGGCTTATCTCTCGAAATTGAGAGAGAAAGCGGGAGACCTTTACTTGGTTGTGGAAAAGATCCTCGCCCCCGAAGAGAAGCTGCCCTCGTCCTGGCCCGTCCACGGCACGACGGGGTACGATTTCTTAAACCGCCTCAACGGCATTTTCTGCGATGCAAGAGGCGAGAAGACTTTTGACAGGATCTACGCTTCCCTGTGCGGCCTCGTGGCGCCCTATGAGGAGCTCGTCTTCGACAAGAAGCGGCTCATCATGGGCAAAGAAATGGCCGGAGATGTGGACAACGTGGCCACGCTGATGATAGAGGCAGCCAGCGGATTTCGCCACGGGAGGGACATCACTTCATACGGATTGAAGCGGGCCATCGTGGAGGTTTTGGCCCATTTCCCTGTATACCGCACCTACATCGCCGAGTCCCGTTTTAGCGACGAAGATAAAGCTTATATAAAAAGCGCGATAGACGATGCTAAAGGGACTATGCCGGGCTTGACTTATGAGTTCGACTTCCTCGGGGACTTCTTCTTGGGTTACAGGGACGAACTCAAAGAAGAGCGGCAAGCCCGGAGGATGGAGGCGATTATGCGCTTTCAGCAGCTGACCGGTCCCCTCTTGGCAAAAGCCTTCGAAGACACGGTACTTTACGTTTACAACAGATTGCTTGCGCTCAACGAAGTCGGGGGAAGCCCTGATAGGTTCGGCACACCCATCGAAGACTTCTTCGCCTTCTTGAAAGACAGGCAACGCTCTTGGCCATATTCGATGAACGCCACCTCCACTCATGACACCAAGAGGGGGGAAGACGTGAGATGCCGCATAAACGTACTATCGGAAATGCCGCTGGAGTGGGAGAGGTGCCTGAGGAGATGGTCGAGGATAAACCGCTCGAGGAAGAGGCTCATCGAGGGATATCCGGCTCCCGACGGAAATGACGAGTACTTCCTCTATCAGATGCTCCTCGGTGCTTTTCCTCTGTGCGACTCCGAGTTTTCAACCTTCATCGAGAGGATGAAAGGGTATATCGTCAAGGCTGTCCGCGAGGCGAAGGTCCATACGGCGTGGCTGAAACCGGACCTGGAATACGAAGAGGCCTTCGTCGCTTTCATGGAGGCCGCTTTGGGTGACGCCGCCTTCATCGACGACTTCCTTCCCTTTATGAGGCGCGTTGCCTTTTACGGGGCCGTCAATTCGCTCTCTCAGGTTGCGATAAAGGTCGCTTCTCCGGGCGTCCCCGACTTTTACCAGGGTACAGAATTGTGGGATCTCTCTTTGGTGGATCCCGACAATCGCAGGCCTGTGGATTTCATCAAGAGAGCTCAGATGCTTGAAGATATCAAAAGGCGCGACGGCTCTCCTGCGCTTATAGATGAGCTCCTTTCGGGCTGGATAGACGGCAAGATCAAGCTCTTTTTGATCTATAAAGGCCTCAAAGCGAGGAAGGATCACGAGCGCCTGTTTGCGACAGGCTATTTCGCCCCCCTCACGGTGAGGGGGAAATTGGCCCGTCACGTGGTGGCTTTTGCCAGAAAAGGCGCCGACGAGTGGGCGATATGCATCGCGCCGCGGTTCACATCTTCTGTCGTGCCCGAAGGGGCATGGCCCATAGGAGAGGTCTGGGCGGACGCACGGGTGATCCTGCCTAAGGGAGCGCCTAAGGCCTTTGACGATGCCATAACGGGTATACACATAGATGCCGTGAAAGCTATTCAGGTGAGCGTGGCGTTGAAGCGATTTCCGGTAGCGCTGCTCATTGGGAGGGCGTGA